The following are encoded in a window of Brockia lithotrophica genomic DNA:
- the ileS gene encoding isoleucine--tRNA ligase — MDYRATVNLPKTDFPMRANLPKREPEIQARWQEMGIYARVQEKNRGRPKFVLHDGPPYANGDIHMGHVLNKVLKDIIVRSRSQMGYDAPFVPGFDTHGMPIEHAVITHKKADPRSVGIVPFRNLCREWAEEFIARQTRQFQRLGVRGDWERPYVTFDPKYEAAQIRVFGEMAKKGYIYRGLKVIYWSPSAETALADAEIEYRDKVSPSIYVAFDVVDGKGKLSPGDRVVIWTTTPWTLPANLAVTLHPEYRYSLLETDRGNLLVATELVPAFREVTGVSVVRELGSWRGRELEGVTLHHPFYERVVPVVLGEHVTLDMGTGAVHTAPGHGEDDAYVGERYGLPLLSPVDEKGRFTAEAPGFEGMFYADADERIIEILAERGALIHRGTIRHTYPHDWRTKKPVIYRATEQWFASIDGFREELLRAVESVRWIPEWGEIRLANMIRDRGDWCISRQRVWGVPIPAVYCTTCGKPIIDAQILDRVALIFEAEGSNAWYERPVEDFLPEGFRCPHCGGTHFRKETDTMDVWFDSGSSHAAVLRTRPELEWPADLYLEGSDQFRGWFNSSLTTAVAVFGRPPYKTVLGHGFVLDGEGRKMSKSLGNIVDPMDVMKTYGADILRLWVASVDYTSDVRISDAILGQIAEVYRKVRNTFRFLLGNTSDFDPTRDRVPPERLWELDRYMLSRLHELIGRVWRAYEAYDFHEVYMLLHTYATVDLSAFYLDVLKDRLYTSHPEDEGRRSAQTVLYETLRALAILFHPILPHTAEEVWQHMPGPKEESVQLADFPEPDPRLIDRALHARWAKILAVREASNKAIEEARKADLLGAALEAHLHLYPESAEAADFLRSLPRPEEIFLTSAVTVHDPGEAPPADAVPFPGGWASVSRAEGQKCARCWMITPEVGSDPEYPDLCPRCAAVVRRLVLEGRVAQSDA, encoded by the coding sequence GTGGACTACCGGGCGACGGTGAACCTCCCCAAGACGGACTTTCCCATGCGCGCCAACCTCCCGAAGCGCGAGCCGGAAATCCAAGCTCGTTGGCAGGAAATGGGCATCTACGCCCGCGTACAGGAAAAGAACCGCGGTCGGCCCAAGTTCGTCCTGCACGACGGACCGCCGTACGCCAACGGCGACATCCACATGGGGCACGTCCTCAACAAGGTCCTCAAGGACATCATCGTGCGTTCACGCTCGCAAATGGGGTACGACGCGCCTTTCGTGCCTGGATTCGACACGCACGGAATGCCGATCGAACACGCGGTGATCACCCACAAAAAGGCCGATCCGCGTTCCGTGGGCATCGTTCCCTTTCGCAACCTCTGTCGCGAGTGGGCGGAAGAGTTCATCGCACGGCAAACCCGGCAGTTTCAGCGTCTCGGCGTCCGCGGCGACTGGGAACGCCCTTACGTGACCTTCGACCCCAAGTACGAGGCGGCGCAGATCCGCGTCTTCGGGGAGATGGCCAAAAAGGGATACATCTACCGCGGGCTCAAGGTGATCTACTGGTCTCCTTCCGCGGAGACGGCCCTCGCCGACGCGGAAATCGAGTACCGCGACAAGGTCTCCCCTTCGATCTACGTCGCCTTCGATGTGGTGGACGGGAAGGGCAAGCTTTCCCCGGGGGACCGCGTGGTGATCTGGACGACAACCCCGTGGACGCTCCCCGCCAACCTCGCCGTGACCTTGCACCCGGAGTACCGCTACAGCCTCTTGGAGACGGACCGCGGCAACCTCCTCGTGGCCACGGAGCTCGTCCCCGCGTTCCGCGAGGTCACCGGCGTGTCCGTCGTTCGGGAGCTCGGCTCTTGGCGCGGCCGGGAGCTCGAAGGCGTCACCCTCCACCACCCCTTCTACGAGCGCGTGGTTCCCGTCGTCCTCGGAGAACACGTCACCCTGGACATGGGTACGGGCGCCGTGCACACGGCACCCGGGCACGGAGAAGACGACGCCTACGTGGGTGAGCGGTACGGTCTTCCCCTCCTTTCGCCTGTGGACGAAAAGGGGAGGTTTACCGCCGAAGCCCCCGGTTTTGAAGGGATGTTTTACGCGGACGCCGACGAACGGATCATCGAGATCCTCGCCGAACGCGGCGCCCTCATCCACCGAGGGACGATCCGTCACACCTACCCCCACGACTGGCGTACGAAGAAGCCCGTGATCTACCGAGCGACGGAGCAGTGGTTTGCCTCCATCGATGGGTTTCGCGAAGAACTCCTGCGCGCCGTGGAGAGCGTTCGCTGGATCCCAGAGTGGGGGGAAATCCGCCTCGCCAACATGATTCGCGACCGCGGCGACTGGTGCATTTCGCGGCAGCGCGTCTGGGGCGTCCCCATCCCCGCCGTCTACTGCACGACGTGCGGCAAGCCCATCATCGACGCGCAAATCCTCGACCGCGTCGCCTTGATCTTCGAGGCCGAAGGGTCGAACGCGTGGTACGAGCGTCCGGTGGAGGACTTCCTCCCCGAGGGCTTTCGCTGTCCGCACTGCGGCGGCACGCACTTCCGCAAGGAAACGGACACGATGGACGTCTGGTTCGACTCGGGATCTTCGCATGCGGCCGTCCTCCGGACGCGTCCGGAGCTCGAGTGGCCGGCGGATCTCTACCTCGAAGGCTCGGACCAGTTCCGCGGCTGGTTCAACTCGTCGCTTACGACCGCCGTAGCGGTCTTCGGCCGACCGCCGTACAAGACCGTGCTCGGGCACGGTTTCGTCCTCGACGGGGAAGGGCGCAAGATGTCCAAGTCCCTGGGGAACATCGTCGACCCCATGGACGTCATGAAGACGTACGGTGCGGACATCCTCCGCCTCTGGGTCGCTTCCGTAGACTACACGTCGGACGTGCGAATTTCGGATGCGATCCTCGGGCAAATCGCCGAAGTGTACCGCAAAGTGCGCAACACGTTCCGCTTCCTTTTGGGAAACACGAGCGACTTCGACCCGACGCGCGACCGCGTGCCGCCGGAGCGGCTCTGGGAGCTCGACCGCTACATGCTCTCGCGCCTGCACGAGCTCATCGGCCGCGTGTGGCGGGCGTACGAGGCGTACGACTTTCACGAGGTGTACATGCTCCTCCACACGTACGCGACGGTGGATTTGAGCGCCTTCTACCTCGACGTGCTCAAGGACCGCCTGTACACGAGCCATCCGGAGGACGAGGGGCGCCGGTCCGCCCAAACCGTCCTCTACGAGACGCTTCGGGCGCTCGCGATCCTCTTCCACCCCATCCTGCCGCATACGGCAGAGGAAGTTTGGCAGCACATGCCCGGGCCGAAGGAAGAGAGCGTGCAGCTCGCCGACTTCCCGGAGCCCGATCCGCGCCTCATCGACCGCGCCCTGCACGCCCGATGGGCGAAAATCCTCGCCGTCCGCGAGGCTTCCAACAAGGCCATCGAAGAAGCCCGTAAGGCGGATCTCCTGGGTGCGGCGCTCGAGGCGCACCTCCACCTCTATCCGGAAAGTGCGGAGGCGGCCGACTTTCTCCGCTCGCTCCCGCGGCCCGAGGAGATCTTCCTCACTTCGGCCGTCACTGTCCACGACCCTGGAGAGGCCCCGCCGGCGGACGCCGTTCCCTTCCCGGGAGGGTGGGCTTCGGTATCCCGGGCGGAAGGGCAAAAGTGCGCACGCTGCTGGATGATCACACCGGAGGTCGGTTCGGATCCGGAGTATCCGGACCTCTGCCCGCGCTGTGCTGCGGTGGTTCGGCGCCTCGTCCTCGAGGGCCGCGTGGCGCAGTCGGACGCGTAA
- a CDS encoding TraR/DksA C4-type zinc finger protein, whose amino-acid sequence MRTEDHLTDEQRATLRRILQERLHELEAKLAAGAATLAETDASSELSRYDNHPADDGTLTHDRSRDLALALDYRAEREEILRALRRMEEGIYGLCERCGAPIPFERLLAVPAARFCLEHEREFEDVRRRETPRRPAEEEYLRTWYGSEGERRAGETPGISPEDVWEEVESFGTSDTSTGEFAARSASYSAEFADTGNPVEELPANLQGKPHSSSYFRR is encoded by the coding sequence GTGCGTACGGAAGACCACCTCACGGATGAGCAACGGGCCACTTTACGGCGGATTTTGCAGGAACGCCTGCACGAGCTCGAGGCGAAGCTCGCCGCGGGTGCCGCCACGCTTGCGGAAACGGATGCGAGTTCCGAGCTTTCCCGCTACGACAACCACCCCGCCGACGACGGGACGCTCACGCACGACCGAAGCCGGGACCTCGCGCTCGCCCTGGATTACCGGGCGGAGCGGGAGGAGATCCTCCGCGCCTTGCGGCGGATGGAAGAGGGGATCTACGGCCTGTGCGAACGCTGCGGGGCGCCGATCCCCTTCGAACGCCTCCTCGCCGTACCCGCCGCGCGGTTTTGCCTCGAACACGAACGGGAGTTCGAGGATGTTCGCCGGCGCGAGACGCCCCGCAGGCCCGCAGAGGAGGAATACCTCCGGACGTGGTACGGGAGCGAAGGGGAAAGAAGGGCGGGGGAAACGCCGGGGATTTCCCCGGAAGACGTATGGGAAGAGGTGGAAAGTTTCGGGACATCGGACACGAGTACGGGAGAATTCGCGGCTCGTTCCGCTTCCTACTCTGCGGAATTTGCCGACACGGGAAATCCCGTGGAGGAGCTTCCTGCCAATCTTCAAGGAAAACCGCATAGTTCTTCCTATTTTCGGAGATAA
- a CDS encoding EAL domain-containing protein, with protein MASREQDRESGPFADAENVDRGRDGEEAAPRVPGTVLVFTAADKSSKDWLVRPVLGCDFLTFAGEGRRPSECANSGCSLEVFFPSGAKAVRRALDAAYRRGYALTAVPEERGIGVLHLFPGDAGVLLGLFFPPDAPRLVAPCWRSLASVDTPIFVHAYGKIVFANGAAVQALARGGEAELLGKSPLKLFVPEDRPLFFRALMEPGRAFLLRTADSYGGEPFFLRTRPLDEDAAGFFVSSLVPVREEERTGDVLLDIPSRQEFLRTLDRLLRHNVPPFAVVLVDVDRFKVYNDAFGPEVGDELLRAARDLFRTLVSGNGLVARMAGDEYGLVFFLPSEDPKALDELLAKLTTVARGGYDPFVVEGRTYHLTFSVGVAVYPEDGQSVEELLRAAEGALVRAKERGRGKVVRYVPQGKDVLVRQLVLEMDLWGALERGELVLYYQPLYDVLRGKLVGMEALLRWRHPEMGLIPPAEFLPQAEDTGLIVPIGEWVLREALRQLVAWERETGEVLRAYVNVSAVQFDDPEFVRRVAAIVAESGVQPNRLELELTESVLMRDIEASVERLKELKAMGIRIAVDDFGTGYSSLSYLRRLPIDAVKIDRSFVWEVKDEKDTGTIATAVIYLAHALGLEVVAEGVETEWQKEFLASNSLQIMQGYYFGKPLPAEEFAATYLRKAT; from the coding sequence ATGGCTTCCCGCGAGCAAGACCGGGAGAGCGGCCCGTTTGCCGACGCGGAGAATGTCGATCGCGGTCGCGACGGAGAGGAAGCCGCACCTCGGGTTCCCGGCACGGTACTCGTCTTTACCGCCGCAGACAAATCGTCCAAGGATTGGCTCGTACGCCCCGTACTCGGCTGCGATTTCCTTACGTTTGCCGGAGAAGGTCGACGCCCTTCCGAGTGCGCGAATTCGGGCTGCTCTCTTGAGGTCTTCTTTCCCTCGGGGGCCAAGGCCGTCCGCCGAGCGCTGGACGCCGCCTACCGCCGCGGCTACGCCCTCACGGCTGTGCCGGAAGAACGCGGCATCGGTGTCCTGCACCTCTTCCCGGGCGATGCAGGGGTGCTCTTGGGCCTGTTTTTTCCACCCGACGCCCCCCGTCTCGTCGCCCCCTGCTGGAGGTCTCTCGCCAGCGTGGACACACCGATCTTCGTCCACGCGTACGGCAAAATCGTCTTCGCCAACGGTGCGGCCGTACAGGCGCTCGCCCGGGGTGGCGAGGCGGAGCTTTTGGGAAAGAGCCCGCTCAAGCTCTTCGTCCCCGAAGATCGGCCGCTCTTCTTCCGCGCGCTCATGGAGCCGGGGCGGGCGTTTCTCCTCCGTACCGCCGACTCCTACGGCGGGGAGCCCTTCTTCCTCCGCACGCGTCCCCTCGACGAAGACGCCGCGGGGTTTTTCGTCTCGAGCCTCGTCCCCGTACGCGAGGAGGAACGGACGGGGGACGTCCTTTTGGACATTCCCTCGCGCCAGGAGTTTCTCCGGACGCTCGATCGGCTCCTCCGACACAACGTGCCTCCCTTTGCCGTCGTGCTCGTGGACGTAGACCGATTCAAGGTATACAACGACGCCTTCGGTCCCGAGGTCGGGGACGAGCTCTTGCGTGCGGCGCGCGACCTCTTCCGCACGCTCGTCTCCGGGAACGGCCTCGTGGCGCGGATGGCGGGTGACGAATACGGCCTCGTATTCTTCTTGCCTTCGGAAGACCCGAAGGCTTTAGACGAGCTTCTCGCCAAGCTAACGACGGTCGCCCGCGGAGGCTACGACCCGTTCGTGGTCGAAGGACGGACGTACCACCTCACCTTTTCCGTCGGGGTCGCCGTCTACCCCGAGGACGGCCAAAGCGTTGAGGAACTCCTCCGGGCCGCCGAAGGGGCCCTCGTCCGCGCGAAGGAACGGGGGCGGGGAAAGGTCGTGCGCTACGTCCCCCAAGGGAAGGACGTGCTCGTCCGCCAGCTCGTGCTCGAAATGGACCTCTGGGGTGCCCTCGAACGTGGAGAATTGGTATTATACTATCAACCCCTGTACGACGTCCTGCGGGGAAAGCTCGTGGGGATGGAAGCGCTCCTGCGCTGGCGGCATCCGGAGATGGGGCTCATTCCTCCCGCGGAGTTCCTCCCTCAGGCGGAAGACACAGGGCTCATCGTTCCGATCGGGGAGTGGGTCCTTCGGGAGGCTTTGCGCCAGCTTGTCGCTTGGGAGCGCGAGACGGGCGAGGTGCTTCGGGCGTACGTCAACGTATCGGCGGTCCAGTTCGACGACCCGGAGTTCGTCCGCCGCGTGGCGGCCATCGTCGCCGAGAGCGGGGTGCAGCCGAACCGCCTAGAACTCGAGCTCACCGAGAGCGTCCTCATGCGCGACATCGAGGCGAGCGTCGAACGGCTCAAGGAACTCAAGGCGATGGGGATACGCATCGCCGTAGACGACTTCGGCACGGGGTATTCGTCCCTAAGCTACTTGCGCCGTCTCCCCATCGACGCCGTGAAGATCGACCGCTCCTTCGTGTGGGAGGTCAAGGACGAAAAGGATACGGGTACGATCGCGACGGCCGTGATCTACCTCGCCCACGCCTTGGGACTCGAAGTCGTCGCCGAGGGCGTGGAAACGGAGTGGCAAAAGGAATTCCTCGCCTCCAACAGCCTCCAGATCATGCAGGGGTATTACTTCGGGAAGCCGCTCCCGGCGGAGGAGTTTGCCGCCACCTACCTCCGCAAGGCGACCTAG
- the lspA gene encoding signal peptidase II yields MGLRKRLSLSPNERTVFFRATGGYLVAALVFLLDRAAKVWVLHSLLVGESFPVFDGILHITSVRNTGASFGMLRGATEFLALLSAVAVVMLVYLVYRLSAWGRGYSLALGLVLGGAAGNLWDRIAYGAVVDFIDVRAIHYPVFNVADAALTVGGILLGALFLFGKKGRALWKGEW; encoded by the coding sequence ATGGGCCTTCGCAAACGGCTCTCGCTTTCGCCGAACGAAAGGACCGTCTTTTTCCGTGCGACGGGAGGGTATTTGGTTGCGGCGCTGGTCTTCCTCCTCGACCGCGCGGCCAAGGTGTGGGTCCTCCACAGCCTCCTCGTCGGGGAGAGCTTCCCCGTCTTCGACGGGATCCTCCACATCACTTCGGTGCGGAACACCGGAGCCTCTTTCGGGATGCTGCGTGGCGCCACGGAATTTCTCGCCCTTTTGAGCGCCGTGGCCGTGGTTATGCTCGTCTACCTCGTGTATCGGCTTTCGGCGTGGGGAAGAGGGTATTCCTTGGCCCTCGGGCTCGTGCTCGGAGGTGCGGCGGGGAACCTTTGGGACCGCATCGCCTACGGGGCGGTCGTCGACTTCATCGACGTCCGCGCGATCCACTACCCCGTCTTTAACGTCGCCGATGCGGCGCTCACCGTAGGAGGGATTCTCCTGGGCGCCCTCTTCCTCTTCGGAAAAAAGGGGAGAGCGCTTTGGAAGGGCGAATGGTAG
- a CDS encoding RluA family pseudouridine synthase, with the protein MEGRMVGREGEAERISVEIPPEAHGERIDRVLASLLPELSRERIKRLIAEGRVHAGGVPVDAPKRPARAGERVEVLVPRDPPLALVPEDRPLSVHYEDAYLAVVEKPRGVPVHPSPGHETGTLVHALLVRFPELSRAGGELRPGIVHRLDKDTTGLLVVAKSDAVHHRLARLFAAHSVFRGYVAVVHGHPDPPRGTIVAPIGRDPRDRKRMAVVAGGREAITHYRMLLACSSVSLVVLRLETGRTHQIRVHMRHIGHPVVGDSVYGYRRERSGTPLLLHAFGLRFTHPVTKEPVRAYAPPPEDFRAAFFRLCPEGSTSARVPGDSLAPSAPPPEEVWARVEKRLRRLVYGTEEVPSDSFRPDRAGD; encoded by the coding sequence TTGGAAGGGCGAATGGTAGGCAGAGAAGGGGAAGCGGAACGGATCTCCGTCGAAATTCCTCCGGAAGCGCACGGCGAGAGGATCGACCGCGTCCTCGCCTCCCTCCTTCCGGAGTTGAGCCGCGAGCGGATCAAGCGCCTCATCGCCGAAGGGCGGGTGCACGCGGGCGGCGTCCCCGTAGATGCGCCCAAGCGGCCGGCACGTGCGGGGGAACGCGTAGAGGTCCTCGTACCTCGCGATCCTCCGCTCGCGCTCGTCCCGGAAGACCGCCCGCTCTCCGTGCATTACGAAGACGCCTACCTCGCGGTTGTCGAAAAGCCGCGGGGCGTGCCCGTGCACCCCAGTCCGGGACACGAAACGGGAACGCTCGTCCACGCCCTCCTCGTCCGCTTTCCCGAACTGAGCCGAGCGGGCGGCGAACTTCGCCCAGGCATCGTCCACCGCCTGGACAAAGATACGACGGGACTCCTCGTCGTCGCCAAGAGCGACGCCGTCCACCACCGACTCGCGCGCCTCTTCGCCGCCCATTCGGTCTTTCGCGGCTACGTGGCCGTCGTTCACGGTCACCCCGACCCTCCCCGAGGTACGATCGTGGCCCCCATCGGACGCGATCCGCGCGATCGGAAGCGCATGGCTGTCGTGGCCGGGGGTCGGGAGGCGATTACCCACTACCGGATGCTCTTGGCCTGCTCGTCGGTCAGCCTCGTCGTCCTGCGTTTGGAGACGGGGCGCACGCACCAGATTCGCGTGCACATGCGGCACATAGGCCACCCCGTCGTGGGCGATTCCGTGTACGGCTACCGGCGCGAACGGTCCGGTACCCCCCTCCTTTTGCACGCCTTCGGCCTTCGGTTCACCCACCCCGTGACGAAAGAGCCAGTTCGGGCGTACGCACCGCCGCCGGAGGACTTTCGCGCAGCGTTCTTCCGCCTCTGTCCGGAAGGGAGTACGTCCGCGCGTGTACCGGGGGATTCTCTCGCTCCGTCCGCGCCTCCTCCGGAGGAAGTTTGGGCGCGCGTGGAAAAGCGCCTCCGGCGCCTCGTCTACGGTACCGAAGAGGTGCCTTCCGACTCCTTTCGTCCGGATCGGGCGGGTGATTGA
- a CDS encoding uracil-xanthine permease family protein → MARSEERPTSFGIRPLYDVEDTPPFLRLLPLSLQHVFAMFGATVLVPILTGLDVQAALLASGLGTILFLLVTRGRIPNYLGSSFAFIGPILTVTHAAGVGAALLGAFLSGALYLVFAWLVHRAGTRWLDAILPPVLVGSIVAVIGLALSGVAVSWALADPLHPQGGSSLAAAEVALVTLAIVLFVNLYGRGLLGVLPVLTGVVLGTVYAYLRHPDWFTAGPDGGFVGKVAQASWFLTPAEFFSRHTHTLEVARAALTPEAWLFALTIAPIAFVTLAEHIGHLLVTERVIGRPLVPLLPRSLLGDGLAVMLAAWIGGPPSTTYGENIGVLAVSRVYSRAVLFGAAGFAALLAFVEKLGAALLAVPKPVLGGVMIVLFGVIAAQGLRMFVEYGVDLAHRRNMLLVAVVLVTGIGGFRFDLAGTFPGGVPFSLTVDNIALATLLGIFLHLVLPERAVAYGKTTLAAQAAGEVPYEGRSPHRGGEDGPPSRT, encoded by the coding sequence ATGGCCCGTTCCGAGGAACGCCCGACGTCCTTCGGCATTCGCCCCCTCTACGACGTAGAAGACACTCCGCCTTTTCTTCGCCTCCTGCCCTTGAGCCTACAACACGTCTTTGCCATGTTCGGCGCTACGGTCCTCGTGCCGATCCTCACGGGACTGGACGTGCAGGCGGCGCTCTTGGCGAGCGGGTTGGGAACGATCCTCTTCCTCCTCGTGACGCGCGGCCGGATTCCGAACTACCTCGGCTCTTCCTTTGCCTTCATCGGCCCCATTCTCACGGTGACGCACGCGGCCGGGGTAGGGGCCGCCCTTTTGGGGGCGTTTCTCTCTGGCGCGCTGTACCTCGTCTTTGCTTGGCTCGTGCACCGTGCGGGAACGCGCTGGCTCGACGCCATCCTTCCTCCCGTTCTCGTCGGGAGCATCGTCGCCGTGATCGGCCTCGCGCTTTCCGGCGTGGCGGTGTCCTGGGCGCTCGCGGATCCCTTGCATCCGCAGGGCGGGAGCTCTCTCGCGGCGGCAGAGGTGGCCCTCGTCACCTTGGCGATCGTGCTCTTCGTGAACCTGTACGGCCGCGGCCTTCTGGGCGTCCTCCCTGTCCTCACGGGAGTCGTCTTGGGTACCGTCTACGCCTACCTCCGCCACCCGGACTGGTTCACCGCTGGACCCGACGGGGGATTCGTGGGCAAGGTGGCGCAAGCTTCCTGGTTTCTCACGCCGGCGGAGTTCTTTTCCCGCCACACGCACACGCTAGAAGTCGCCCGCGCCGCGCTCACGCCCGAGGCGTGGCTCTTCGCCCTCACGATTGCCCCCATCGCCTTTGTCACCCTCGCGGAACACATCGGCCACCTCCTCGTCACGGAGCGCGTGATCGGACGTCCGTTGGTCCCCCTCCTCCCGCGCTCGCTTTTGGGGGACGGACTGGCGGTGATGCTTGCGGCGTGGATTGGCGGGCCGCCGAGCACGACGTACGGCGAAAACATCGGCGTTCTTGCGGTAAGCCGCGTGTACAGTCGGGCGGTCCTCTTCGGAGCCGCCGGGTTTGCCGCGCTCCTCGCCTTTGTGGAAAAGCTCGGCGCTGCCCTCCTGGCCGTACCCAAGCCCGTCCTCGGGGGCGTGATGATCGTGCTCTTCGGCGTGATCGCCGCCCAGGGGCTTCGGATGTTCGTCGAGTACGGCGTCGACCTCGCCCACCGGCGCAACATGCTCCTCGTCGCCGTCGTCCTCGTGACGGGTATCGGCGGTTTTCGCTTCGACCTCGCGGGAACCTTTCCCGGCGGCGTGCCGTTCTCCCTCACGGTAGACAACATCGCTTTGGCCACCTTGCTCGGCATCTTTCTCCATCTCGTGCTTCCCGAACGCGCCGTCGCCTACGGCAAGACGACCTTGGCCGCCCAGGCGGCGGGCGAAGTTCCGTACGAGGGACGTTCCCCGCACCGCGGCGGCGAAGACGGCCCGCCTTCCCGGACGTGA
- a CDS encoding aspartate/ornithine carbamoyltransferase family protein, producing MPHFLSAEDFSPRLVYALFRLAGELRARQEPPKLLSGRSVALLFGEPSTRTRLSFSLAAMRLGAEVLTLDERLTSRAKGETLADTLEVLALLGVDVAVVRTSEDVIRPPALSPSVVSAGSGTGEHPTQALLDAWTLYEAFGRLEGLRLLVLGDLRHSRVFGSHARLLPRLGVRITAAAPRAWLGREEDLPGVAERVALEDVSLEDLLASADAVLVLRPQWERHAHSAGSSASPTPVSYLERYGLTEARARALRPESRILHPGPVTWGVEIDPSLREDPRILVRRQVENGLYVRMAVLVAAGGNLGPCEGDRVAGEGNADAEALGGDLPSYAESPVREEGNRAFTSPLHR from the coding sequence GTGCCCCACTTCCTTTCGGCCGAAGACTTCTCGCCCCGCCTCGTATACGCCCTCTTTCGGCTTGCGGGGGAACTTCGCGCACGGCAGGAACCTCCCAAGCTCCTCTCCGGCCGCTCGGTGGCCCTCCTCTTTGGCGAACCGTCCACGCGCACGCGCCTCTCCTTTTCCCTCGCCGCCATGCGCCTGGGCGCCGAAGTCCTCACCCTCGACGAGCGCCTTACGAGCCGGGCGAAGGGCGAGACACTCGCGGATACTTTGGAGGTCCTCGCCCTTTTGGGAGTAGACGTGGCCGTCGTCCGCACCTCGGAAGACGTCATCCGTCCGCCGGCGCTCTCTCCGTCCGTGGTGAGCGCCGGAAGCGGAACCGGGGAGCATCCGACGCAGGCCCTTCTCGACGCGTGGACGCTCTACGAGGCCTTCGGGCGCCTGGAGGGTCTTCGCCTCCTCGTCCTCGGCGACCTTCGGCACAGCCGGGTGTTCGGCTCGCACGCGCGTCTCCTCCCGCGCCTCGGCGTGCGCATTACGGCCGCCGCACCTCGTGCCTGGCTCGGTCGCGAGGAGGATTTGCCGGGTGTGGCCGAGCGCGTCGCCCTCGAAGACGTTTCCCTCGAAGACCTGCTCGCTTCCGCCGACGCCGTCCTCGTCCTCCGGCCCCAGTGGGAGCGCCACGCGCATTCCGCAGGCTCCTCCGCGTCTCCAACGCCCGTGTCGTACCTCGAGCGGTACGGGCTTACCGAGGCGCGGGCGCGCGCCCTACGCCCCGAATCCCGAATCCTCCACCCGGGCCCCGTAACGTGGGGCGTGGAAATCGATCCGTCCCTTCGAGAAGACCCGCGGATTCTCGTGCGCCGCCAGGTGGAAAATGGCCTCTACGTGCGCATGGCCGTCCTCGTCGCCGCGGGAGGGAACCTCGGGCCGTGCGAAGGCGACCGCGTTGCCGGCGAGGGAAATGCGGACGCCGAAGCCCTCGGCGGGGATCTGCCGTCTTATGCCGAGTCGCCCGTCCGGGAGGAGGGGAACCGTGCCTTTACCTCTCCTCTCCATCGATGA